A single Zootoca vivipara chromosome 1, rZooViv1.1, whole genome shotgun sequence DNA region contains:
- the LOC118090064 gene encoding olfactory receptor 5AP2-like, giving the protein MKQNRTSVTEFILVGFMDHPDLRVPLFFLFLIIYVATIIGNLGIIIITSVDARLHTPMYFFLRNLSIIDIGYSTAIAPKLLTTFVAEKTTISFKGCTVQFFFFCLFVTTEGCLLAVMAYDRFIAICNPLLYFSVMSNKLCAILVVVAYSCGLASSTIHTIFIFNLSFCSSNVINHFFCDVPPILQLSCSDTHVIRTVHFVLSTVIALTTFLIVLVSYIAIVFAIMQIHSAQGRYKAFSTCASHLTTVTIFFGTIIFMYIRPGSSFPKDQDKIVSVFYTLVTSLLNPLIYSLRNKDVKDAACRIVGKVTFLK; this is encoded by the coding sequence ATGAAGCAAAATCGCACTTCTGTAACAGAATTCATCCTTGTAGGATTCATGGACCACCCTGACCTCCGAGTCCCGCTCTTCTTCTTGTTCCTGATCATCTATGTAGCCACAATAATAGGCAACCTTGGGATAATCATAATAACCAGTGTGGATGCTCGACTCCACACCCCAATGTACTTTTTCCTGAGAAACCTCTCCATTATCGATATTGGTTATTCAACTGCCATTGCCCCCAAATTGCTGACAACCTTTGTGGCAGAGAAGACAACCATTTCTTTCAAGGGATGCACAgtgcagtttttctttttttgtctgtttgtgaCCACTGAAGGCTGCCTTCTTGCTGTGATGGCATATGATCGCTTCATAGCCATCTGCAACCCACTGCTCTATTTTTCTGTTATGTCAAATAAGTTGTGTGCCATATTGGTGGTGGTTGCATATAGTTGTGGCTTGGCAAGTTCAACTATCCATACTATTTTCATATTCAATTTGTCCTTCTGCAGTTCAAATGTCATTAATCATTTTTTCTGTGATGTTCCTCCTATACTCCAGTTGTCCTGTTCGGACACCCATGTCATTCGCACTGTGCATTTCGTTTTATCCACTGTCATTGCACTGACGACTTTTCTCATTGTCTTGGTCTCCTACATTGCCATAGTTTTTGCTATCATGCAGATCCACTCTGCCCAGGGTAGATACAAAGCCTTCTCCACCTGTGCTTCCCACTTGACCACAGTCACTATCTTCTTTGGAACCATCATCTTCATGTATATACGGCCTGGCTCCAGTTTTCCAAAGGATCAGGACAAAATAGTTTCTGTGTTCTATACTCTCGTGACATCCTTGCTCAACCCTCTCATCTACAGCCTAAGGAACAAAGATGTGAAAGATGCTGCATGCAGGATAGTAGGCAAGGTGACATTTCTGAAGTAG